A DNA window from Coffea arabica cultivar ET-39 chromosome 6c, Coffea Arabica ET-39 HiFi, whole genome shotgun sequence contains the following coding sequences:
- the LOC113693322 gene encoding protein NLP4-like isoform X2: MAQTSPSPPFSTEGLGPCELSYSHSFDNHQWVFWSTCGNDKGRCGKPHHLSATADGAVIKDDIKYCLQFVMETIMWCQCLVQFWGLVKTGDKTYLTTCDLPFALQYYPFNGSPATSLLKLCEYRKHCLEYLIPVDEDDDGDEVQRIIGPPGRVFRSGLPEYAWNVGEYTSREYPQRDYAVGRVMRYWVLPIYHHPTRHLPIGVLEIVSPSDFVGLPRYRVLENLQNLLLVVNLTTTCVSLLTEVNSCQRGEIAIIDEALSKVRKICGLGYGVTKTWTISGEILSSHGGVDFIRNGQGVVGKAFSSKSACFCRDIRQLSITEYPLVPNARYWKSSTCFAVCLQSSCSNNCIYVLEFFIPTYEKHSFGDLRTLLNSLMESLKERLGSSFKIASGQELGKKLAVEVIKVSPEDEFDSFEICSTTSNECTPRLVEVQGGAGMMQLDFSSQQVDVANGSMNGIHEQQNGSVGSTPRLAKVQGGEGMMQLDFSSQQVDTANACINGVHGQQNGIVGSPPRPDPTQDFINMSYQELNLAGVDVAHNSMDGIYEQQNGIVRSTTGQELVQNMVSIAHDEPIVEDPERDDAIIEQSGNEVTNLKMQEPSCTLKSDLGITREVLEQNSMRKLEDAAKNIGVSRSTLKRICREYGIGRWPPRKERKVNQVFAKQKVVQPATEYIEENHQSDATRLEDDISMWVIKAKYQEDKIKFELSSSARKIDLEKNIAQRFNLSLGSFKIKYQDELSFTVVIVQLIGCPISCSIYN; the protein is encoded by the exons ATGGCTCAAACTTCTCCGTCCCCTCCTTTTTCTACGGAAGGTTTGGGGCCTTGTGAACTATCATACTCCCATTCATTTGACAATCACCAGTGGGTTTTCTGGAGCACATGCGGCAATGACAAAGGACGCTGCGGGAAGCCTCATCATCTCTCAGCCA CTGCTGACGGTGCCGTGATTAAGGACGACATCAAATACTGTCTACAATTTGTTATGGAAACAATAATGTGGTGTCAGTGTCTAGTTCAGTTTTGGGGTTTAGTGAAGACTGGGGACAAAACGTATCTGACAACTTGTGACCTGCCTTTTGCTCTCCAATACTACCCCTTCAATGGTTCCCCAGCGACCAGCCTTTTGAAACTATGTGAATATAGGAAGCACTGCCTGGAGTACTTAATACCCGtcgatgaagatgatgatggtgATGAAGTACAGCGTATAATTGGTCCCCCTGGTCGGGTGTTCCGCAGTGGGTTGCCTGAATATGCATGGAATGTGGGTGAGTACACTAGCAGAGAGTATCCTCAACGTGATTATGCAGTCGGCCGTGTCATGAGATACTGGGTGTTGCCAATCTATCATCATCCTACTCGGCACCTCCCCATTGGTGTACTGGAAATTGTATCACCATCTGATTTTGTCGGATTACCTCGATATCGGGTTCTGGAGAATCTTCAG AATCTACTACTGGTGGTGAATCTGACAACTACTTGTGTAAGCCTCCTCACGGAAGTAAATTCAT GTCAACGTGGAGAAATTGCTATAATTGACGAAGCATTGAGCAAGGTGAGGAAAATATGTGGACTGGGTTATGGCGTTACTAAAACTTGGACTATTTCTGGAGAAATACTAAGTTCTCATGGTGGCGTAGATTTTATTCGGAATGGACAAGGGGTAGTTGGAAAAGCATTTTCATCCAAAAGTGCATGCTTTTGTAGGGATATAAGACAATTAAGCATAACAGAGTACCCGTTGGTACCCAATGCACGATACTGGAAGAGCTCTACCTGTTTTGCAGTTTGTTTGCAGAGCTCTTGCTCGAACAATTGCATTTATGTATTGGAGTTCTTTATACCTACGTATGAAAAACACTCCTTTGGGGATCTTAGGACATTGTTGAACAGCCTAATGGAGTCACTGAAAGAACGCCTCGGAAGTTCTTTTAAGATTGCTTCAGGACAAGAATTGGGGAAGAAATTGGCTGTTGAGGTTATAAAGGTCTCTCCAGAGGATGAATTTGATTCTTTTGAAATCTGCAGTACTACTAGTAATGAGTGTACACCCAGGCTTGTAGAAGTACAAGGAGGAGCAGGAATGATGCAACTTGATTTCTCATCTCAACAAGTTGATGTCGCAAATGGTTCTATGAATGGTATCCATGAACAGCAGAATGGAAGTGTTGGATCTACACCTAGGCTTGCAAAAGTACAAGGAGGAGAAGGAATGATGCAACTTGATTTCTCATCTCAGCAAGTTGATACTGCAAATGCTTGTATAAATGGTGTCCATGGACAGCAGAATGGGATTGTTGGATCTCCACCTAGACCAGACCCCACACAGGACTTTATCAACATGTCATATCAAGAATTAAATCTTGCAGGAGTTGATGTTGCGCACAATTCTATGGATGGTATTTATGAACAGCAAAATGGAATTGTCAGATCTACAACTGGACAGGAGCTCGTGCAAAACATGGTCAGCATAGCACATGATGAACCAATTGTGGAGGATCCTGAAAGAGATGATGCTATTATAGAACAGAGTGGCAATGAAGTGACTAATTTAAAAATGCAAGAGCCTAGTTGTACTTTAAAAAGCGACCTTGGAATTACTCGTGAGGTTCTTGAACAAAATTCTATGCGGAAACTTGAAGATGCTGCAAAAAATATTGGAG TCAGTCGATCTACATTGAAACGTATATGTAGAGAGTATGGTATTGGCAGATGGCCCCCTCGTAAAGAAAGAAAGGTTAACCAAGTCTTTGCTAAACAAAAAGTTGTTCAACCCGCTactgaatatattgaagaaaaccaCCAGTCAGATGCAACAAGGCTAGAAGATGATATCAGCATGTGGGTGATCAAGGCAAAATATCAAGAGGACAAGATAAAATTTGAACTTTCATCTTCTGCCCGTAAAATTGATCTGGAGAAGAACATTGCACAACGATTCAATCTATCCCTTGGAAGTTTTAAAATTAAGTATCAGGATGAACT AAGCTTTACTGTGGTCATTGTGCAG
- the LOC113693322 gene encoding protein NLP5-like isoform X1, whose product MAQTSPSPPFSTEGLGPCELSYSHSFDNHQWVFWSTCGNDKGRCGKPHHLSATADGAVIKDDIKYCLQFVMETIMWCQCLVQFWGLVKTGDKTYLTTCDLPFALQYYPFNGSPATSLLKLCEYRKHCLEYLIPVDEDDDGDEVQRIIGPPGRVFRSGLPEYAWNVGEYTSREYPQRDYAVGRVMRYWVLPIYHHPTRHLPIGVLEIVSPSDFVGLPRYRVLENLQNLLLVVNLTTTCVSLLTEVNSCQRGEIAIIDEALSKVRKICGLGYGVTKTWTISGEILSSHGGVDFIRNGQGVVGKAFSSKSACFCRDIRQLSITEYPLVPNARYWKSSTCFAVCLQSSCSNNCIYVLEFFIPTYEKHSFGDLRTLLNSLMESLKERLGSSFKIASGQELGKKLAVEVIKVSPEDEFDSFEICSTTSNECTPRLVEVQGGAGMMQLDFSSQQVDVANGSMNGIHEQQNGSVGSTPRLAKVQGGEGMMQLDFSSQQVDTANACINGVHGQQNGIVGSPPRPDPTQDFINMSYQELNLAGVDVAHNSMDGIYEQQNGIVRSTTGQELVQNMVSIAHDEPIVEDPERDDAIIEQSGNEVTNLKMQEPSCTLKSDLGITREVLEQNSMRKLEDAAKNIGVSRSTLKRICREYGIGRWPPRKERKVNQVFAKQKVVQPATEYIEENHQSDATRLEDDISMWVIKAKYQEDKIKFELSSSARKIDLEKNIAQRFNLSLGSFKIKYQDELNDWILITCDTDLSFCMKTLSKLGRTTIEMLVS is encoded by the exons ATGGCTCAAACTTCTCCGTCCCCTCCTTTTTCTACGGAAGGTTTGGGGCCTTGTGAACTATCATACTCCCATTCATTTGACAATCACCAGTGGGTTTTCTGGAGCACATGCGGCAATGACAAAGGACGCTGCGGGAAGCCTCATCATCTCTCAGCCA CTGCTGACGGTGCCGTGATTAAGGACGACATCAAATACTGTCTACAATTTGTTATGGAAACAATAATGTGGTGTCAGTGTCTAGTTCAGTTTTGGGGTTTAGTGAAGACTGGGGACAAAACGTATCTGACAACTTGTGACCTGCCTTTTGCTCTCCAATACTACCCCTTCAATGGTTCCCCAGCGACCAGCCTTTTGAAACTATGTGAATATAGGAAGCACTGCCTGGAGTACTTAATACCCGtcgatgaagatgatgatggtgATGAAGTACAGCGTATAATTGGTCCCCCTGGTCGGGTGTTCCGCAGTGGGTTGCCTGAATATGCATGGAATGTGGGTGAGTACACTAGCAGAGAGTATCCTCAACGTGATTATGCAGTCGGCCGTGTCATGAGATACTGGGTGTTGCCAATCTATCATCATCCTACTCGGCACCTCCCCATTGGTGTACTGGAAATTGTATCACCATCTGATTTTGTCGGATTACCTCGATATCGGGTTCTGGAGAATCTTCAG AATCTACTACTGGTGGTGAATCTGACAACTACTTGTGTAAGCCTCCTCACGGAAGTAAATTCAT GTCAACGTGGAGAAATTGCTATAATTGACGAAGCATTGAGCAAGGTGAGGAAAATATGTGGACTGGGTTATGGCGTTACTAAAACTTGGACTATTTCTGGAGAAATACTAAGTTCTCATGGTGGCGTAGATTTTATTCGGAATGGACAAGGGGTAGTTGGAAAAGCATTTTCATCCAAAAGTGCATGCTTTTGTAGGGATATAAGACAATTAAGCATAACAGAGTACCCGTTGGTACCCAATGCACGATACTGGAAGAGCTCTACCTGTTTTGCAGTTTGTTTGCAGAGCTCTTGCTCGAACAATTGCATTTATGTATTGGAGTTCTTTATACCTACGTATGAAAAACACTCCTTTGGGGATCTTAGGACATTGTTGAACAGCCTAATGGAGTCACTGAAAGAACGCCTCGGAAGTTCTTTTAAGATTGCTTCAGGACAAGAATTGGGGAAGAAATTGGCTGTTGAGGTTATAAAGGTCTCTCCAGAGGATGAATTTGATTCTTTTGAAATCTGCAGTACTACTAGTAATGAGTGTACACCCAGGCTTGTAGAAGTACAAGGAGGAGCAGGAATGATGCAACTTGATTTCTCATCTCAACAAGTTGATGTCGCAAATGGTTCTATGAATGGTATCCATGAACAGCAGAATGGAAGTGTTGGATCTACACCTAGGCTTGCAAAAGTACAAGGAGGAGAAGGAATGATGCAACTTGATTTCTCATCTCAGCAAGTTGATACTGCAAATGCTTGTATAAATGGTGTCCATGGACAGCAGAATGGGATTGTTGGATCTCCACCTAGACCAGACCCCACACAGGACTTTATCAACATGTCATATCAAGAATTAAATCTTGCAGGAGTTGATGTTGCGCACAATTCTATGGATGGTATTTATGAACAGCAAAATGGAATTGTCAGATCTACAACTGGACAGGAGCTCGTGCAAAACATGGTCAGCATAGCACATGATGAACCAATTGTGGAGGATCCTGAAAGAGATGATGCTATTATAGAACAGAGTGGCAATGAAGTGACTAATTTAAAAATGCAAGAGCCTAGTTGTACTTTAAAAAGCGACCTTGGAATTACTCGTGAGGTTCTTGAACAAAATTCTATGCGGAAACTTGAAGATGCTGCAAAAAATATTGGAG TCAGTCGATCTACATTGAAACGTATATGTAGAGAGTATGGTATTGGCAGATGGCCCCCTCGTAAAGAAAGAAAGGTTAACCAAGTCTTTGCTAAACAAAAAGTTGTTCAACCCGCTactgaatatattgaagaaaaccaCCAGTCAGATGCAACAAGGCTAGAAGATGATATCAGCATGTGGGTGATCAAGGCAAAATATCAAGAGGACAAGATAAAATTTGAACTTTCATCTTCTGCCCGTAAAATTGATCTGGAGAAGAACATTGCACAACGATTCAATCTATCCCTTGGAAGTTTTAAAATTAAGTATCAGGATGAACTTAATGACTGGATTTTGATAACCTGTGATACAGATCTGAGTTTTTGTATGAAAACACTAAGCAAACTAGGTAGGACAACAATCGAAATGTTGGTCAGTTGA